Proteins encoded together in one Oceanobacillus iheyensis HTE831 window:
- a CDS encoding acetylornithine transaminase codes for MSSTTKVSSAVMQTYNRFPITATKGKGSFLWDDNGEKYLDYTSGIATCNLGHVPDNVQHAISNQLKDLWHCSNLYHIPSQEKLAALLTEYSCLDQVFFCNSGAEANEAAIKIAKKYAKDKGYDDRTEIITFEQSFHGRTGSTMAATAQEKIHQGFTPLTEGFRYLPFNNKESLSEIDNGKTSAVLLEVIQGEGGIHTAEKDWLKQLAAICKQADILLMIDEIQTGIGRTGSLFAYQPYGIEPDVITVAKGLGSGFPIGAMLAKQHIAASFSPGTHGSTFGGNPVAAAAGIATLKEILSDGFLENCKEGQEELFNQLKSIKEISPLIKDIRGKGYLMGIEVMNQASAWIEKLREKQILVLPAGEKVVRILPPLTTTKEELQICIQALKEVALELGGNTNG; via the coding sequence ATGTCTAGTACAACAAAAGTTTCATCAGCAGTAATGCAAACATATAATCGTTTTCCAATAACAGCAACGAAAGGAAAAGGCAGCTTCCTATGGGATGATAATGGGGAGAAATACTTAGATTATACATCGGGGATTGCAACTTGTAATTTAGGGCATGTACCAGATAATGTACAACATGCTATATCAAACCAATTAAAAGATTTATGGCATTGCTCCAATTTATATCATATTCCTAGTCAAGAAAAATTAGCCGCGTTACTTACTGAATATAGTTGCTTAGATCAAGTATTTTTTTGCAACAGTGGAGCAGAGGCAAATGAAGCTGCAATTAAAATAGCAAAAAAGTATGCGAAAGATAAAGGGTATGATGACCGCACTGAAATCATTACTTTCGAACAGTCTTTTCATGGGCGTACTGGATCTACTATGGCTGCTACTGCACAAGAAAAAATACATCAAGGATTTACTCCATTAACAGAAGGGTTTCGATATCTTCCATTTAATAACAAAGAATCATTGTCTGAAATCGATAATGGGAAAACTTCTGCTGTATTATTAGAAGTTATTCAAGGTGAAGGGGGCATACATACTGCAGAAAAAGATTGGTTAAAACAATTAGCTGCTATCTGTAAGCAAGCGGACATATTGCTAATGATTGATGAAATCCAGACGGGGATAGGACGCACGGGAAGTTTATTTGCCTATCAACCATATGGAATAGAGCCAGATGTTATTACGGTAGCGAAAGGTTTGGGATCTGGATTTCCAATTGGTGCCATGCTAGCGAAACAACACATCGCGGCATCATTTTCGCCTGGTACACATGGAAGTACTTTTGGAGGAAATCCAGTAGCTGCAGCAGCTGGTATCGCGACTTTAAAAGAAATATTAAGTGATGGTTTTCTAGAAAATTGTAAGGAAGGTCAAGAGGAATTGTTTAATCAATTAAAAAGTATAAAAGAAATCTCTCCTTTGATTAAAGACATTCGTGGTAAAGGTTATTTAATGGGTATAGAAGTTATGAATCAGGCTAGTGCGTGGATTGAAAAACTTCGCGAAAAACAAATCCTTGTGCTACCAGCTGGTGAGAAAGTAGTACGTATATTACCTCCATTAACGACAACAAAAGAGGAACTACAAATATGTATACAAGCGTTGAAAGAAGTGGCATTAGAACTGGGGGGAAATACAAATGGATAA
- a CDS encoding carbamoyl phosphate synthase large subunit, producing MPKRKDINKVLVIGSGPIIIGQAAEFDYAGTQACLALKDEGIEVVLVNNNPATIMTDEQIADNVYLEPLNKETLVKIIEKEKPDGLIGTLGGQTGLNLSIELFEAGILEKYEVELLGTSVDSIQKGEDREKFRELMIEINEPISESKIVTNVEEGLRFIDQIGFPIILRPAYTLGGEGGGFAHNEAEFEELLNRGLGLSPIHQVLVEKSIKGWKEVEYEVMRDANDTCIIVCNMENMDPVGVHTGDSIVVAPSQTLTDHQYQMLRSASVKVIRALNVVGGCNIQFALNPDSNEYCIIEVNPRVSRSSALASKATGYPIASMAAKCAIGLNLDELKNPVTGSTYASFEPALDYIVVKLPRFPFDKFSEADRSLGTQMKATGEVMAIDRTFEGALNKAVRSLELGVSGLDWPKMDERGDQELFRLIETPNDLRLFALAEALNRGISVETLHQKTFIDFWFLAKIQHILHTEKELANYTLASLPVHLFKKAKRYNISDVQIAKLLQTTSKKVRDFAKEIDVHPVYKLVDTCAGEFDAVTPYYYSTWYGEDEVQINLDSKKILVVGSGPIRIGQGVEFDYCSVHAVQALQKAGYETIMINNNPETVSTDYSVADKLYFEPLALEDVLHVIEKEKVDGVMLQFGGQTAINLANELEKEGIPLLGTKPKEIDQMEDREQFYQFLNQLGIPHIKGEIVHNQKEVISTVKDLGFPVLIRPSYVIGGQSMYICYNEKDLLSYVSKIQEDTHDRCWPLLIDDYLPGMEYDVDVISDGENIVIPGIVEHIEKAGVHSGDSIGVFPPRELKSEQQERMIEIAKQIAGKLPIVGIMNIQFVIHHQTIYVLEVNPRASRTVPVISKVTGVPMIEWAVYSQLGYPLTDIVSKVGLLPAPHYYTIKAPVFSSSKLKGVDQILGPEMKSTGELIGMSMSFEDAIKKAIVPVNFNDKYKLGVFLSVSDLWKEDSIAFMNKYSHVFSRLSATEGTSKFLQEKGFSIEAISKDIGMIEEYFNEHQPDVVINIPNQGRDKTRLGYLLRELCNRYKIPYFTSFETAQTVLGSMKSTELKVQSLQSYTASLQEVMTLN from the coding sequence ATGCCAAAGCGTAAGGACATAAACAAGGTACTCGTTATCGGATCGGGTCCAATCATCATCGGGCAGGCGGCAGAGTTCGACTATGCAGGTACACAAGCATGTCTTGCTTTAAAAGATGAAGGTATAGAGGTTGTTCTTGTTAATAACAATCCAGCTACGATCATGACAGACGAACAAATTGCAGATAACGTATATTTAGAACCTTTAAATAAAGAAACGTTAGTAAAAATTATTGAAAAAGAAAAACCTGATGGATTAATAGGCACATTAGGAGGACAAACCGGACTTAATTTATCTATTGAACTATTTGAAGCAGGTATTCTAGAAAAATATGAAGTGGAATTATTAGGTACCAGTGTTGACTCCATTCAAAAAGGGGAAGACCGTGAAAAATTTCGAGAATTAATGATTGAAATAAATGAACCAATATCCGAATCAAAAATTGTTACGAATGTTGAAGAAGGACTTCGGTTTATTGACCAAATAGGATTCCCTATTATTCTTCGTCCGGCTTATACGTTAGGTGGAGAAGGAGGGGGCTTTGCCCATAATGAAGCTGAGTTTGAAGAGTTACTAAATAGAGGATTAGGATTAAGCCCAATTCATCAAGTGTTGGTTGAAAAAAGTATTAAAGGTTGGAAAGAAGTAGAATACGAAGTGATGCGAGATGCAAATGATACATGTATTATCGTTTGTAATATGGAAAATATGGATCCGGTAGGTGTACATACGGGTGATTCCATTGTTGTCGCTCCATCCCAAACCCTAACTGATCATCAATATCAAATGTTACGTTCAGCTTCTGTGAAGGTTATTCGTGCATTAAATGTGGTTGGAGGGTGTAATATCCAGTTTGCTTTAAATCCGGATTCGAATGAATATTGTATTATCGAAGTAAACCCAAGAGTTAGCCGCTCTTCTGCTCTTGCATCTAAAGCTACGGGATATCCAATTGCTTCTATGGCAGCAAAGTGTGCGATCGGACTAAATTTGGATGAATTGAAAAATCCAGTAACCGGTTCAACCTATGCATCATTTGAACCTGCATTAGATTATATTGTCGTTAAGCTACCACGTTTTCCTTTTGATAAATTTTCTGAAGCGGATCGCTCACTAGGAACACAAATGAAAGCAACTGGTGAAGTAATGGCCATAGATCGAACATTTGAAGGAGCGCTTAACAAAGCAGTTCGATCATTAGAATTAGGCGTATCCGGTTTAGATTGGCCAAAGATGGATGAACGAGGAGATCAAGAATTATTCCGTTTAATTGAAACCCCAAATGATCTTCGTCTTTTTGCGTTAGCAGAGGCGCTGAATAGAGGGATATCTGTTGAAACATTGCATCAGAAGACATTTATTGACTTTTGGTTTTTAGCAAAGATCCAACATATTCTTCACACAGAAAAAGAGTTAGCGAATTATACACTAGCATCGCTACCTGTTCATTTGTTTAAAAAAGCAAAAAGGTACAATATAAGTGATGTTCAAATTGCTAAATTACTGCAAACAACGAGTAAGAAAGTGAGAGATTTCGCTAAAGAAATCGACGTACATCCTGTATATAAATTGGTTGACACTTGTGCGGGAGAATTTGATGCAGTTACTCCATATTACTATTCGACATGGTATGGTGAGGATGAAGTACAGATTAATCTTGATTCGAAAAAAATATTAGTAGTTGGCTCTGGTCCTATTCGGATTGGTCAAGGAGTCGAGTTTGACTATTGCTCCGTACACGCCGTACAGGCGCTTCAAAAAGCTGGATATGAAACGATTATGATAAATAATAATCCAGAAACGGTTAGTACCGATTATTCTGTTGCAGATAAATTGTATTTTGAACCCTTGGCATTGGAAGACGTGCTTCATGTTATCGAAAAGGAAAAAGTCGATGGTGTTATGTTACAGTTCGGTGGACAAACCGCAATTAATTTGGCAAATGAATTAGAGAAGGAAGGAATTCCATTATTAGGAACAAAACCTAAAGAAATTGATCAAATGGAAGATAGAGAACAATTTTATCAATTTCTAAATCAATTAGGGATTCCTCATATTAAAGGTGAAATAGTACACAACCAAAAAGAAGTTATATCAACGGTAAAAGATTTAGGTTTTCCTGTTTTGATTCGTCCTTCTTATGTAATAGGCGGGCAATCCATGTATATTTGCTACAATGAGAAAGATTTACTTTCCTATGTATCTAAAATTCAAGAAGATACGCATGATCGTTGCTGGCCACTATTAATAGATGACTATTTACCAGGCATGGAATACGATGTAGACGTTATTAGTGACGGGGAGAATATTGTTATTCCAGGAATTGTGGAACATATTGAAAAAGCAGGAGTCCATTCAGGAGATAGTATCGGAGTGTTTCCGCCGAGGGAGCTTAAATCTGAGCAGCAAGAAAGAATGATAGAAATTGCAAAACAAATTGCCGGCAAATTGCCTATCGTAGGTATAATGAATATCCAATTTGTTATCCATCATCAAACTATCTATGTATTGGAAGTGAATCCAAGAGCTTCTAGAACAGTTCCAGTTATCAGTAAAGTAACAGGGGTTCCGATGATAGAATGGGCGGTTTATTCTCAACTAGGATATCCACTCACTGATATTGTCTCAAAAGTAGGATTATTACCAGCCCCTCATTATTATACGATCAAAGCTCCAGTATTTTCATCGAGCAAATTAAAAGGTGTCGATCAAATCCTTGGGCCAGAAATGAAGTCAACGGGTGAATTAATCGGAATGAGTATGTCTTTTGAAGATGCTATCAAGAAAGCAATTGTACCGGTTAACTTTAATGACAAATATAAACTAGGTGTATTTCTATCTGTTAGTGATCTTTGGAAAGAGGATAGCATTGCATTTATGAATAAGTATAGTCATGTTTTCTCCCGTCTTTCAGCAACAGAAGGAACATCTAAATTTTTGCAGGAAAAAGGTTTTTCGATAGAAGCTATATCAAAAGATATTGGAATGATAGAAGAATATTTTAATGAACATCAGCCAGATGTTGTTATTAATATTCCAAATCAGGGGAGAGATAAAACCAGATTAGGGTATTTATTACGAGAACTTTGTAATAGATATAAGATCCCTTACTTTACTAGCTTTGAGACTGCTCAGACCGTTTTAGGAAGTATGAAGTCAACTGAACTAAAAGTGCAGTCATTACAATCATATACAGCTTCTTTACAAGAAGTAATGACTTTAAATTAA
- a CDS encoding DNA topology modulation protein, giving the protein MNKIMIIGCPGSGKSTLAMQLGEYKKLPVYHLDSFFWKPGWEQIERDKFIEKQKEIMEEPAWIIDGNYNATMDTRIKKADTIIFLHYRTTRCLFRIIKRRIQYHGQTRPDMGEDCKEKIDWEFVQYVLKFNKDKCPTIFDKLDAVKEKQIYILKNPKQLKQFFHQFKDISID; this is encoded by the coding sequence ATGAATAAAATTATGATAATAGGTTGTCCTGGTTCCGGGAAGTCAACATTAGCAATGCAGCTTGGCGAATATAAAAAGCTCCCCGTATATCATTTAGATTCCTTTTTTTGGAAACCAGGATGGGAACAGATCGAACGAGATAAATTTATAGAAAAACAAAAAGAAATTATGGAAGAGCCAGCTTGGATTATTGACGGAAATTACAATGCAACAATGGATACGCGAATCAAAAAGGCTGACACGATTATATTTCTTCATTACAGAACCACCCGTTGTCTATTCAGAATCATAAAAAGAAGGATTCAGTATCATGGACAAACTAGACCAGATATGGGAGAAGATTGTAAAGAAAAAATAGATTGGGAGTTTGTACAATATGTCTTAAAGTTTAATAAAGATAAATGTCCTACTATTTTTGATAAATTGGATGCTGTTAAAGAAAAACAAATTTATATTCTTAAAAACCCGAAACAACTTAAACAATTTTTTCATCAGTTTAAAGATATTTCAATTGATTAG
- the argB gene encoding acetylglutamate kinase produces the protein MTTVVFKVGGSVLNQLSPKFYQVLLQLKETGTCNPIIVHGGGPEINEALSKMNIKTEFVDGLRVTSEEVLSIAEMVMSGTINKRIVSSIQSIGGNALGLSGVDGKLLRAKQMHDGKLGLVGEVVEVNTEWLSIIMNSGGIPVISPIAIGDADKRYNVNGDMAAGAVAEAFQSKLILVSNIPGVIESVNGEEIIHHHLTKQQVESKIDSGVIYGGMIPKVRSALASLKSGVAESVILNGLNPIEIKNYLEGKTVGTVLTEREVEHV, from the coding sequence ATGACTACAGTCGTGTTTAAAGTTGGAGGGAGTGTATTAAATCAACTTTCTCCTAAGTTTTATCAAGTTCTGTTACAGCTAAAAGAAACAGGAACATGCAATCCAATTATTGTTCACGGTGGAGGACCTGAAATTAATGAAGCGCTAAGTAAAATGAATATAAAAACCGAGTTTGTTGACGGTTTACGAGTAACTTCGGAGGAAGTTCTCAGTATTGCTGAGATGGTTATGAGTGGAACAATCAATAAACGCATTGTATCAAGTATACAGTCGATTGGTGGAAATGCACTTGGTTTAAGTGGAGTAGATGGAAAACTACTACGAGCAAAGCAAATGCATGATGGAAAGCTTGGTTTGGTTGGTGAAGTGGTTGAAGTTAATACAGAATGGTTATCAATCATTATGAATAGTGGGGGCATTCCAGTAATTTCACCAATTGCAATAGGTGATGCGGATAAGCGATATAATGTGAACGGTGATATGGCTGCTGGGGCGGTTGCTGAAGCTTTTCAATCAAAGCTAATACTCGTTAGTAATATTCCGGGAGTCATTGAATCGGTGAACGGAGAAGAAATAATTCATCATCATTTAACTAAACAACAAGTGGAAAGCAAAATAGATTCAGGCGTTATTTACGGAGGAATGATTCCTAAAGTTCGTTCTGCTTTAGCAAGTCTAAAAAGCGGTGTTGCAGAGTCCGTTATTTTAAATGGTTTGAATCCAATTGAAATAAAGAATTATTTAGAAGGAAAAACAGTTGGAACAGTTTTAACAGAAAGAGAGGTAGAGCATGTCTAG
- a CDS encoding carbamoyl phosphate synthase small subunit: protein MDKGFLVLETGEVFEGILIGDKQAIEGELVFNTGMTGYQEMMTDPSYKGQILTFCYPIIGNYGINDIDDESKEIAVSAVIASDICDEPSHYQLTRSFSKQLEQAGIPGLFEIDTRQLVMIIREHGSLRAKIVTDEWETKNITWQTRSLLSLVNSVSVKQSETYGTGDTHIAIMDYGYKKSIRNALLQQGCKVTVVSYQTPLHHIKELNPDGIVLSNGPGDPMELQAYFPVIKQITQDYPTLGICLGHQLIALAYGAMTKKMHFGHRGGNHPVKDLFTGKVWITSQNHGYVVEEDTIDYMQFDVLFKNVNDRSLEGLKHCHYPVTTVQFHPEAHPGPSDTNYIFEDFLNEVREKKGALTHAKA, encoded by the coding sequence ATGGATAAAGGTTTTTTAGTATTAGAAACCGGAGAAGTATTTGAAGGAATTCTAATTGGAGATAAACAGGCAATCGAAGGTGAACTTGTTTTTAATACCGGTATGACAGGGTATCAGGAGATGATGACCGACCCTTCTTATAAAGGTCAAATTCTTACATTTTGTTATCCGATTATTGGGAATTATGGGATTAATGATATCGATGATGAGAGTAAAGAAATTGCTGTTTCTGCTGTTATTGCTAGTGATATTTGTGATGAACCTAGTCACTATCAGTTAACAAGGTCATTTTCAAAACAATTAGAGCAAGCTGGTATTCCAGGTTTGTTTGAAATTGATACACGTCAGCTTGTCATGATTATACGTGAACACGGTTCTTTGCGAGCAAAAATAGTGACCGACGAATGGGAAACAAAAAATATAACCTGGCAAACACGTAGCTTATTGTCATTAGTTAATAGTGTGTCTGTTAAACAATCAGAAACCTATGGTACAGGTGATACTCATATTGCGATTATGGATTACGGATATAAAAAATCAATTCGAAATGCGCTACTTCAACAAGGTTGTAAAGTGACGGTTGTTTCTTATCAAACACCACTTCATCACATAAAAGAACTGAACCCTGATGGTATTGTTCTTAGTAATGGGCCCGGAGATCCAATGGAGTTACAAGCGTATTTTCCTGTTATCAAACAAATAACACAAGACTACCCAACACTTGGTATTTGTCTGGGACATCAATTAATTGCATTAGCTTATGGGGCAATGACAAAGAAAATGCATTTTGGTCATCGAGGCGGTAATCATCCAGTGAAAGATTTATTCACCGGAAAGGTCTGGATAACGTCTCAAAATCACGGATATGTAGTAGAGGAAGACACCATTGATTATATGCAGTTTGATGTATTATTTAAGAATGTAAATGATCGTTCTTTAGAAGGTTTGAAACATTGTCACTATCCCGTTACTACTGTGCAATTTCATCCGGAGGCACATCCAGGACCAAGTGATACCAATTATATTTTTGAAGATTTCTTAAATGAAGTGAGAGAAAAGAAAGGAGCATTGACGCATGCCAAAGCGTAA
- the dat gene encoding D-amino-acid transaminase: MSVYPIILTQSEFKDKDSLNYPFEERGLQFGDGIYEVIRVYEGKYYLFEEHVDRLYRSAEAIKIEIPQSKKEMKELLLQLITKNEMTTDGKVYMQITRGSAPRDHIFPQSVEPNMYAYVQDMPRNKEALQHGVSTITQPDIRWENCYIKSLNLLPNVLAKQTAKEQGCYEAILHRDGKVTECSASNVYLVKNGKVYTHPTTNNILYGCVRMAVERFLKAANIELIEEAFQLEDISSADEIFLSSSTSEVTPIVRVDDKAIGDGKPGTITKQLQRAYETEAAIKDKLTV; this comes from the coding sequence ATGTCTGTATATCCAATTATTTTAACGCAATCTGAATTTAAAGATAAGGATAGCCTAAACTACCCATTTGAAGAACGTGGTTTGCAATTCGGAGATGGTATTTATGAAGTTATCCGTGTATATGAGGGGAAATACTATTTATTTGAAGAACATGTCGATCGATTATATCGTTCTGCAGAAGCAATTAAAATTGAAATACCTCAAAGTAAAAAAGAAATGAAAGAATTATTGCTTCAACTAATTACAAAAAATGAAATGACTACAGATGGAAAAGTGTATATGCAAATCACAAGAGGGTCTGCTCCTCGCGATCATATCTTCCCACAATCTGTAGAACCAAATATGTATGCCTATGTACAGGATATGCCAAGAAATAAAGAAGCTCTACAACATGGAGTATCAACGATTACTCAACCTGATATTCGTTGGGAAAATTGCTATATTAAAAGTTTAAACTTACTTCCTAATGTTCTAGCAAAACAGACAGCTAAAGAACAAGGATGTTATGAGGCTATTCTCCATAGAGACGGCAAAGTCACTGAATGCAGTGCATCCAATGTGTATTTAGTTAAAAACGGGAAAGTATATACTCACCCAACAACAAACAATATACTCTACGGTTGTGTGCGCATGGCAGTGGAAAGGTTCTTAAAAGCTGCAAATATTGAACTTATTGAAGAAGCGTTTCAACTAGAAGACATTTCTAGTGCAGATGAAATATTCTTATCCAGTAGTACTTCTGAAGTTACGCCCATTGTACGTGTGGATGATAAAGCTATTGGAGACGGTAAGCCAGGTACAATCACCAAGCAATTACAGCGAGCATATGAAACAGAAGCAGCTATAAAAGATAAATTAACTGTGTAA
- a CDS encoding S9 family peptidase, whose amino-acid sequence MNLTKRAINETDLKQLEILSGPTYTASNNRFTYVSTKVNEDNEYESHVYSTDISTNQTKQWTFGKHSNTNFRINPSNTQAVFQSTRSGTSQLWLIDLDGGEPKQITFFQKGAYSPRWAPDGSSIFFSAPLNTDDDIHSQKELTCEEKQQIKKDKQKEPLVVNRLKYKSDAKGFHDDSNIQIIEYHLTTKQFKQWTTKSTDHSLHDISTDGKKLVFSSNWSEEADSQLISDLFLLNLHTQEFTLLTDGNSNYYNSRFSSDSSQIITFGHDFDYAGATLTKLYLFELSSKERKEITNQWDIQLGDAMITDSRLGESEDGPIWSKDGKSIYFLGTDQGATSLYQTDLEGNLEKVYGADNHVFGFTYYPDEESFILGISSPIDPGNFYELTSNRELSLLTNANKSLLEEIHVEQPEEITFTSSDGLAIQGWLLRPYNFEEGKKYPFILEVHGGPHAMYGNSFFHELQLLAAKGYVVVYTNPRGSHGYGQQFVNGVRENYGQGDYRDLMEAVDYCLDKYSFIDKDRLGVTGGSYGGFMTNWIVGHTNRFKAAVTQRSISNWLSFYGVSDIGYFFTKWEHGLNLLDGPEDLWDISPLKYAADIETPLLILHGELDFRCPIEQGEQLYVTLKHLKKEVEFIRFPGANHELSRSGDPSMRIKRLEQIGRWFDQYL is encoded by the coding sequence ATGAATTTAACAAAACGTGCAATAAACGAAACGGATTTAAAACAGTTAGAAATTTTGAGTGGCCCCACATACACTGCTTCGAACAACCGCTTTACATATGTTTCAACAAAGGTAAATGAAGATAATGAATACGAATCACATGTTTACAGTACAGATATTTCTACGAACCAAACAAAACAATGGACATTTGGAAAACATTCCAATACCAATTTTCGAATTAACCCGAGTAATACGCAAGCTGTATTTCAGTCCACTAGATCAGGCACATCACAACTATGGCTGATTGATCTAGATGGCGGTGAGCCAAAACAGATTACATTTTTCCAAAAAGGTGCTTATTCACCTAGATGGGCTCCAGATGGTTCATCTATATTCTTTTCTGCTCCATTAAACACTGATGATGACATCCATTCACAAAAAGAACTAACGTGCGAAGAAAAGCAACAAATTAAAAAGGATAAACAAAAAGAACCGCTTGTTGTTAATCGTTTAAAATACAAATCAGATGCTAAAGGATTCCATGACGATTCGAATATACAAATAATCGAATACCACCTAACGACAAAACAATTTAAACAATGGACCACAAAATCAACCGACCATTCCTTACATGATATTTCTACAGATGGTAAGAAATTAGTTTTTTCTAGTAATTGGAGTGAAGAAGCAGATTCTCAACTAATTTCCGATTTATTTCTATTAAACTTACATACACAGGAATTTACATTATTAACAGATGGAAATAGCAATTATTATAATTCCCGCTTTTCAAGCGATAGCTCACAAATTATTACATTCGGTCATGATTTTGATTATGCCGGCGCAACATTAACGAAACTCTATCTATTTGAACTTTCCTCAAAAGAAAGAAAAGAAATTACAAATCAGTGGGATATTCAATTAGGTGATGCGATGATTACAGATTCTAGATTAGGAGAATCAGAGGATGGCCCAATCTGGTCCAAAGACGGAAAATCAATTTATTTCTTAGGAACCGACCAAGGAGCTACCTCTCTATATCAAACAGACCTTGAAGGAAATCTGGAAAAAGTATACGGAGCAGATAATCATGTATTTGGTTTTACCTATTATCCTGATGAAGAATCCTTTATTTTAGGAATCAGCTCTCCAATAGACCCAGGAAATTTTTATGAATTAACCAGTAATCGTGAACTTTCATTACTAACAAATGCTAATAAATCATTATTAGAAGAAATCCATGTAGAACAACCAGAGGAAATTACCTTTACATCATCGGATGGACTTGCAATTCAAGGGTGGTTATTACGACCATATAATTTTGAAGAAGGAAAAAAATATCCGTTTATTCTAGAAGTTCATGGTGGGCCTCATGCTATGTACGGGAATTCATTTTTCCATGAATTACAATTATTAGCTGCAAAAGGATACGTTGTTGTTTATACAAATCCTCGCGGTAGTCACGGATATGGACAACAATTCGTTAATGGTGTGAGAGAAAATTATGGGCAAGGAGACTACCGAGACTTAATGGAAGCAGTAGATTATTGTCTCGATAAATATTCCTTTATTGATAAAGATCGACTTGGAGTAACCGGCGGAAGCTATGGTGGATTTATGACAAACTGGATTGTTGGACATACGAACCGATTTAAGGCAGCCGTTACCCAACGTTCCATTTCAAACTGGCTCAGTTTTTACGGAGTTAGTGACATTGGATATTTCTTTACAAAATGGGAGCATGGATTAAATCTACTAGATGGTCCGGAAGATCTTTGGGATATATCTCCACTTAAGTATGCAGCAGATATCGAAACACCGTTACTAATTCTTCATGGGGAACTAGATTTTCGTTGTCCGATTGAGCAAGGTGAACAATTATACGTAACGTTGAAACACTTGAAGAAAGAAGTTGAGTTTATTCGGTTCCCTGGAGCAAATCATGAGCTAAGCAGAAGCGGGGACCCATCTATGCGCATAAAAAGATTAGAACAAATTGGCAGATGGTTTGATCAATACTTGTAA